A genomic window from Triticum urartu cultivar G1812 chromosome 7, Tu2.1, whole genome shotgun sequence includes:
- the LOC125524886 gene encoding uncharacterized protein LOC125524886 isoform X1 gives MLPPHQTPVLPPHPTAALPPHPKAALPPHLTAARPPHPTPATGRDDLLSSSLCWHCVLNFVVGMASLWSLSDEVHEEEEEDYDPSVEQDNAAISARLDQIIVADPARRRVAPSATAMAAPRSKRTRLNQEGRRARTNEASQPADGHEASPPTSPPAPPGPKVTTAPKLRSKAWKNFTRIEQPNPDEVVAECNICHTTLRATSKNGTSSLLRHTAQVHPHNTNEVNSYFLKTEKNADGSHSVRNTKLDMETIRAAISMFLVGGSHAFSVIEEVGFKK, from the exons ATGCTTCCTCCCCATCAGACGCCGGTGCTCCCTCCCCATCCGACTGCGGCGCTCCCTCCCCATCCGAAGGCGGCGCTCCCTCCCCATCTGACGGCGGCGCGCCCTCCCCATCCGACGCCGGCGACCGGCAGGGATGACCTTCTGTCCTCCTCTCTCTGTTG GCATTGTGTGTTGAATTTTGTGGTAGGCATGGCTAGTTTGTGGAGTCTAAGTGATGAAGttcatgaagaggaagaggaggattATGATCCCAGTGTTGAACAGGACAATGCTGCCATAAGTGCAAGGTTGGACCAGATCATTGTGGCTGATCCTGCTCGTCGTCGTGTTGCCCCATCAGCTACTGCTATGGCAGCACCTCGCAGCAAGCGTACAAGGTTGAACCAAGAGGGACGTCGTGCAAGAACTAATGAAGCAAGTCAGCCAGCCGACGGACATGAAGCAAGTCCTCCGACATCGCCACCGGCACCGCCAGGACCAAAGGTTACCACTGCTCCAAAATTAAGGTCAAAAGCATGGAAAAACTTCACTAGGATTGAACAACCTAATCCTGATGAAGTAGTGGCAGAGTGCAATATTTGTCATACTACACTTAGAGCGACCTCGAAGAATGGAACATCTAGTTTGTTAAGGCATACTGCTCAAGTGCATCCACATAATACAAATGAAGTGAATAGCTATTTTCTGAAAACTGAAAAGAATGCGGATGGCTCACATTCAGTTAGGAACACAAAGTTGGACATGGAAACTATTAGAGCTGCAATCTCTATGTTCCTAGTTGGGGGTTCACATGCATTTAGTGTGATAGAAGAAGTGGGGTTCAAAAAATGA
- the LOC125524886 gene encoding uncharacterized protein LOC125524886 isoform X2 — protein MTFCPPLSVGMASLWSLSDEVHEEEEEDYDPSVEQDNAAISARLDQIIVADPARRRVAPSATAMAAPRSKRTRLNQEGRRARTNEASQPADGHEASPPTSPPAPPGPKVTTAPKLRSKAWKNFTRIEQPNPDEVVAECNICHTTLRATSKNGTSSLLRHTAQVHPHNTNEVNSYFLKTEKNADGSHSVRNTKLDMETIRAAISMFLVGGSHAFSVIEEVGFKK, from the exons ATGACCTTCTGTCCTCCTCTCTCTGTTG GCATGGCTAGTTTGTGGAGTCTAAGTGATGAAGttcatgaagaggaagaggaggattATGATCCCAGTGTTGAACAGGACAATGCTGCCATAAGTGCAAGGTTGGACCAGATCATTGTGGCTGATCCTGCTCGTCGTCGTGTTGCCCCATCAGCTACTGCTATGGCAGCACCTCGCAGCAAGCGTACAAGGTTGAACCAAGAGGGACGTCGTGCAAGAACTAATGAAGCAAGTCAGCCAGCCGACGGACATGAAGCAAGTCCTCCGACATCGCCACCGGCACCGCCAGGACCAAAGGTTACCACTGCTCCAAAATTAAGGTCAAAAGCATGGAAAAACTTCACTAGGATTGAACAACCTAATCCTGATGAAGTAGTGGCAGAGTGCAATATTTGTCATACTACACTTAGAGCGACCTCGAAGAATGGAACATCTAGTTTGTTAAGGCATACTGCTCAAGTGCATCCACATAATACAAATGAAGTGAATAGCTATTTTCTGAAAACTGAAAAGAATGCGGATGGCTCACATTCAGTTAGGAACACAAAGTTGGACATGGAAACTATTAGAGCTGCAATCTCTATGTTCCTAGTTGGGGGTTCACATGCATTTAGTGTGATAGAAGAAGTGGGGTTCAAAAAATGA
- the LOC125524887 gene encoding protein SRG1-like has translation MATSNETDMSLVRTTVQELAATVEEPPREYVIDEMLDAADEMPEPIPLIDLSRLTAVDEADKLRAALQTWGLFLATNHGIEESLMDAMMSASREFFRQPSEEKQKYSNLIDGKHFEMEGYGNDKVVTQDQGLSWNDRLHLRVEPEDERNFAKWPTHPASFRDVLHEYASNTKRTRDLILRSIAKLLDLDEDYFVNQISNKAIGFARFNYYPPCPRPDLVLGRRSHTDGGLLTILFVDQDVGGLQVERAGKWYNVPAKPYTLVINVADCMEIMTNGIFRSPVHRVVTNADKERLSLARFYAVDAETVLEPAPSLLDDKRPPRYEKIKAKDFVSFSRLKSS, from the exons ATGGCTACGTCTAACGAGACGGATATGTCGCTCGTGCGGACAACGGTGCAAGAGTTGGCAGCAACCGTCGAGGAGCCGCCGCGAGAGTACGTGATTGATGAGATGTTGGACGCTGCTGATGAGATGCCAGAGCCGATCCCTCTGATCGATCTTAGCCGGCTGACGGCCGTCGACGAAGCCGACAAGCTCCGGGCGGCTCTACAGACCTGGGGCCTCTTCCTG GCGACCAACCATGGAATTGAGGAGTCTCTCATGGATGCCATGATGAGTGCATCGAGAGAATTTTTCAGGCAACCGTCTGAAGAAAAGCAGAAATACAGCAACTTGATAGATGGCAAGCACTTCGAGATGGAAGGCTATGGAAATGACAAAGTAGTGACTCAGGATCAGGGCCTGAGTTGGAACGACCGCTTGCATTTGAGAGTGGAGCCAGAAGATGAGAGGAATTTCGCCAAGTGGCCCACTCACCCGGCATCTTTCAG GGATGTGCTACATGAGTACGCATCAAACACGAAGAGAACAAGGGACCTTATCTTGAGATCAATAGCCAAGCTCCTAGACCTTGATGAGGATTACTTCGTCAACCAAATATCAAACAAGGCTATTGGGTTTGCTAGATTCAACTACTACCCCCCATGTCCCAGGCCTGACCTAGTTCTGGGCCGGAGGTCTCACACTGATGGTGGTCTCCTTACCATCCTTTTTGTCGACCAAGACGTCGGTGGATTGCAAGTTGAGAGGGCTGGGAAATGGTATAATGTTCCAGCCAAGCCTTATACGTTGGTGATTAACGTAGCAGACTGCATGGAG ATAATGACCAACGGAATCTTTAGGAGCCCAGTTCACAGGGTGGTGACGAATGCCGACAAGGAAAGGCTTTCACTGGCCAGGTTTTATGCTGTGGATGCGGAAACGGTGCTGGAGCCGGCGCCTAGTTTATTGGATGACAAGCGACCACCAAGATATGAGAAAATCAAGGCCAAGGATTTCGTTTCTTTTTCTCGACTGAAAAGTTCGTAG